ATATCTGATGTAAATGGAATTATTTTCCCTGTAAACCAGATTTCCAGCATTATCTTCCAAAATATACCGCTTATCATAAGATTGGGGAGCCGGATATAGTCTTTCTGATGTATTCTGATAGTATCTGATACCTTCTGATGTCAGAACAGAATTATCACCATAGGGTAATGCAGCATAGCAAACCTCATCCTGATAAGGTAAGTTCTTTCTGGAAACTGAAAAATCGGATAAGCTTAGGATTTTAAGCCCATGAATAGAACTCCCGATGTATAACTTCCGGGCTGCTTCATCGTAAAACATAGCACCGGAAATATCTTTATCAATATCCTTATATTCCAGCAAGTAAGTAAGCTTCAATTTCCCATCTGAAAATTCACTTCTGTATATTTTACCATGACTGATGATGAACACCTGTCCGGTAATCTGCTGCCAGTAAATTTTAGTTTCCGGATCCGTATAAACAGATGGGGCGTTGATATAAGAATATTTTCCCTGACAGAGCTGAAGAATTTTTTTATTCTCAGCATCAGCAACAAAAACGTAATCCCCATGAACAAACAATCGGTTCAATCTGCTTTGTGAAAATGTCAGATCAATTTCCGTACGCTTCTTATTCTTCTTTTCAATATAGATAATTCCATTCTTTTCAAAATAATAAGAACCTGTATTTAAATGGATGAAAAACGAATTTACAATCGAAACATACCGTACCGTGAAATTATTTTTAAAAATCTGTTTGTATATTTTATTATCTGTCCTGTTTCCGGATCTCGATATCAGTCTGGAAGATATAATATGGGGGCTTCTATGGGAAATCATCAGAACATCTTTTTCAGAAGCATTAAAAACGGCAATGCTGTCTTTTTGGATGCTTCCGGAGAAATCACCAAAACTTAAATTTTTAAGTTTAAAATTTTTGTACTCAACGAAATTACTTCCATCATACCGTACAATTCTGCCTTCCATAGACAGCCATATAAAACCATACTTATCTTTTACAATGTCCTTGATGCTGTTTTGAGGCAAACCATTGTCCATGTTGTACCACTGGGTAGTATAGCTTTGCCCGTTGACACTTAAAAAAAACAAAAGTGAAATAAAGTAAAGAAGCTTCATTCAGTAGGGCAGCGTTATATTTAAGACAAATATATTATAGAAAATCAAATCTATTGTAAATATTTATCCACAATTATGTGAATTTTTTTCTACATAATTATTTATGAATAACATATCTATTATAATAAATTTGAAAATACTAAACACTTGTTCCCCGTCAATGCCTCATCAGGCATGTTGCTAGAAACACAGTCTTTTTTGTCCGAAAAAAATATGATCTCCTTCTGTCCGGGGAGATCATTGTTTTATGAGCGTTAAAATGTAATATAAAGGGAAAGGGTAAAGCTTATAACAATTCTTTCGGAATCGAAATATTATTCTTTTTCATGTACTCCAGAAGATTCTGATATTTATCTTCATAGGCATCATTTCCGCACTTATGCGAAATACTACAGATATCCGATGGCTTGATGTCTAAAATATCAGATATTTTAGTCAGTATCTCCAGGTTGATCTTCACTTTGGAATTCTCAATATCGGAATACGCTTTTTGGGATATGCCCATTTCAAAAGCCATATATTCCTGCGTAAGATCTTTGCTCCTACGTATTTTCCTGATATTTTGTCCACATACTTTCATCGTTT
This region of Chryseobacterium culicis genomic DNA includes:
- a CDS encoding helix-turn-helix domain-containing protein; the protein is MKVCGQNIRKIRRSKDLTQEYMAFEMGISQKAYSDIENSKVKINLEILTKISDILDIKPSDICSISHKCGNDAYEDKYQNLLEYMKKNNISIPKELL